From one Streptomyces sp. CA-210063 genomic stretch:
- a CDS encoding MFS transporter, with the protein MTAGSERRHWLALGSLCAGFFMLLLDSTVTSVALPALITGLHTSETLAIWVNSSYLIAYAVPLITAGRLGDRYGHRRVHLIGLAAFTLGSLLCALATTVEALIGWRVAQGIGAALMTPQCLTLIKALFQPPRLAVALGIWGAVGGAAVAAGPLVGGLLVAVGGWPAVFWINVPVGVAAMAAVAVFVPALPRQKAGIPVWAICANATGVGALVLGVQGTDAASADVLGVPRWLLTVTGTLVVAAVVWLQRRDGQRALVPVALLRSRGFVIAAWGGAAAAFCAGSAMIPLMLYLQQERGLAPGAAAFTLVPMGVVCLLGAPVSARLNNGIGPRAVAAVGSSALVLSIGASAVLVATDAPIPALTAAFAVYGVGNSFVWSPLSIAAVTTVAPDEVGAASGAFNAMKQLGAVLGSAVSAVLLAGFGYAATLGGLAAAGLLCLLASVSLRVDRPGADSPAASAAAPHLPTGVA; encoded by the coding sequence ATGACCGCAGGGAGCGAGCGACGCCACTGGCTCGCCCTCGGCAGCCTGTGCGCGGGGTTCTTCATGCTGCTGCTGGACAGCACCGTCACCTCGGTCGCGCTGCCCGCGCTGATCACCGGCCTGCACACCAGCGAGACCCTCGCGATCTGGGTCAACAGCAGCTACCTCATCGCCTACGCGGTCCCCCTGATCACCGCGGGACGGCTGGGCGACCGCTACGGCCACCGGCGCGTCCACCTGATCGGACTCGCGGCCTTCACGCTCGGGTCGCTGCTGTGCGCGCTGGCCACCACCGTCGAGGCACTCATCGGCTGGCGGGTGGCCCAGGGCATCGGTGCCGCGCTGATGACACCGCAGTGCCTCACCCTCATCAAGGCGCTGTTCCAGCCGCCGCGTCTCGCCGTCGCGCTCGGCATCTGGGGCGCGGTCGGCGGAGCCGCGGTGGCCGCCGGGCCGCTCGTCGGCGGCCTGCTCGTCGCCGTCGGCGGCTGGCCCGCGGTGTTCTGGATCAACGTCCCGGTCGGTGTCGCCGCCATGGCCGCCGTGGCCGTGTTCGTCCCCGCCCTTCCCCGGCAGAAGGCGGGCATCCCGGTGTGGGCGATCTGCGCGAACGCCACCGGCGTGGGCGCGCTCGTCCTCGGCGTCCAGGGCACGGACGCCGCGAGCGCCGACGTGCTGGGCGTACCCCGCTGGCTGCTCACCGTCACCGGCACGCTGGTCGTCGCGGCCGTGGTCTGGCTGCAGCGCCGCGACGGACAACGCGCGCTCGTGCCGGTCGCGTTGCTGCGCAGCCGCGGCTTCGTCATCGCGGCCTGGGGCGGCGCCGCCGCGGCCTTCTGCGCGGGCTCGGCCATGATCCCCCTGATGCTCTACCTCCAGCAGGAGCGCGGGCTCGCCCCGGGCGCGGCGGCGTTCACCCTCGTACCGATGGGTGTGGTGTGCCTGCTCGGTGCTCCGGTCTCGGCCCGGCTCAACAACGGAATCGGACCCCGTGCCGTCGCCGCCGTCGGATCGTCCGCGCTGGTCCTGTCCATCGGAGCCTCGGCGGTGCTCGTCGCGACGGACGCGCCCATCCCCGCCCTGACCGCGGCCTTCGCGGTGTACGGAGTGGGCAACTCGTTCGTCTGGTCACCCCTGTCGATCGCGGCGGTGACCACGGTCGCCCCGGACGAGGTCGGGGCGGCCTCGGGAGCCTTCAACGCGATGAAGCAACTCGGCGCGGTGCTGGGCAGCGCGGTCAGCGCCGTCCTCCTGGCCGGGTTCGGCTACGCCGCCACCCTCGGCGGACTCGCCGCCGCCGGACTGCTCTGTCTCCTCGCCTCCGTGTCCCTGCGAGTCGACCGTCCCGGGGCCGACTCGCCCGCGGCGTCCGCCGCCGCGCCCCACCTACCCACAGGAGTCGCCTGA